In a genomic window of Kwoniella mangroviensis CBS 8507 chromosome 2, whole genome shotgun sequence:
- a CDS encoding eukaryotic translation initiation factor 3 subunit F has protein sequence MSLDTSSSAIHLNLPPTSTSQLRPPTLITVHPSVVASILTHHSRRPTEADASPRVIGTLMGSRSDNGQEVDVRACFAVPHKEDENQIAVDMPFQQGMMQLLGKTGAKESIVGWYATHPTLNAYSALIQNYFSGETSPHPSIHLTIDTELDPSGKGLGVKGWVSTQLGLSNKPENCAFLPVPVVIKYAESERAALDLLTTAAPTPSPSLPPLPTLSASLGQLSELIDQCLAYVQKVNSGEQSPDPEVGRYLLEGLGRWSSTKEGTEDEGGIKAGLQDTLTVSYLSNLVRSQIELSGRLALLQQAAAQ, from the exons ATGTCGCTcgatacttcttcttccgctatACACCTTAACCTCCCGcccacctcgacctctcAACT CCGACCTCCTACGCTCATCACTGTCCACCCCTCCGTTGTCGCTTCCATCCTCACCCACCACTCTCGACGACCCACCGAGGCGGATGCCTCACCACGAGTGATCGGTACGTTGATgggatcaagatcagataaCGGACAAGAAGTAGATGTCAGAGCATGTTTCGCTGTTCCCcacaaggaagatgaaaatcaAATCGCGGTTGATATGCCTTTCCAACAAGGTATGATGCAGTTATTGGGTAAGACTGGTGCCAAGGAATCAATTgttggatg GTACGCAACTCACCCAACTCTCAATGCCTACTCTGCCCTCATCCAGAACTACTTTTCCGGTGAAACTTCTCCTCACCCTTCGATCCACTTGACCATCGATACCGAGCTTGACCCTTCTGGCAAAGGGTTAGGTGTGAAGGGATGGGTATCCACTCAGTTAGGTTTGAGCAATAAACCGGAAAACTGTGCTTTCTTACCTGTTCCCGTGGTGATCAAATACGCTGAAAGTGAAAGGGCTGCCC TCGACCTTCTCACCACCGCCGCACCTaccccatccccatctctcCCACCTCTCCCAACCCTCTCAGCCTCTTTGGGACAATTATCGGAACTCATCGACCAATGTCTGGCTTACGTGCAGAAAGTCAACTCGGGCGAACAATCACCTGATCCCGAAGTCGGTCGATACCTTTTGGAAGGATTAGGTAGGTGGTCCTCCACCAAAGAAGGAaccgaggatgaaggaggtatcaaagctggttTGCAAGATACTTTGACTGTATCCTATTTGAGTAATTTGGTAAGGAGTCAAATCGAACTCTCAGGTAGGTTGGCTTTGTTGCAACAGGCTGCTGCTCAATAA